Proteins co-encoded in one Dreissena polymorpha isolate Duluth1 chromosome 12, UMN_Dpol_1.0, whole genome shotgun sequence genomic window:
- the LOC127853843 gene encoding probable methyltransferase-like protein 24, with product MKQAHLLLVGLAVLVFFGAAYIYGLDKQTLSPVEIFWMQKDKQNALPKAEESRDYMIPSDVELKNMSNTQWKQIYWKYINRLQTLCKDVVRVGKLKDGEKEICADERYRPRAPCIIYSFGINNDFSFDHEAVKMFGCDVFCFDPSMKMESKRISDHVWFYNWGLSGENTVDKQGWKMKTLRTIRNDLGHSNKTIDILKMDIETFEWNSMLQMIPAGDLDDVRQFAVEAHFMHGNIPGNSQLSALRQLYDRGFRIFMRDRNLYFGIEGSMTTLNEISLINVLYS from the exons ATGAAGCAGGCACATCTTCTACTTGTCGGCTTGGCAGTCCTGGTGTTTTTCGGTGCAGCTTACATTTATGGTCTCGATAAACAGACGCTCTCGCCCGTTGAAATATTTTGG ATGCAGAAAGATAAACAGAATGCATTACCCAAAGCAGAGGAATCACGTGACTACATGATCCCGAGTGACGTCGAGCTGAAGAACATGTCTAATACGCAATGGAAGCAGATATATTGGAA GTATATAAACCGCCTTCAGACGCTGTGCAAGGACGTGGTCCGGGTGGGGAAGCTGAAGGACGGGGAAAAAGAGATATGTGCTGACGAACGCTACAGGCCGAGAGCTCCATGCATCATATACTCGTTCGG CATAAACAATGACTTCTCGTTTGACCACGAAGCAGTAAAAATGTTTGGATGCGATGTGTTCTGCTTTGATCCGAG CATGAAGATGGAGTCGAAACGCATTTCAGACCATGTCTGGTTTTACAATTGGGGACTTTCTGGAGAGAATACGGTCGACAAGCAAGGCTGGAAGATGAAAACTCTGAGAACCATTAGAAATGATCTCGGACACTCGAAT AAAACAATTGACATCCTAAAAATGGACATAGAGACGTTTGAATGGAATTCCATGCTGCAAATGATTCCCGCAGGAGACCTCGATGACGTCAGACAGTTTGCTGTTGAGGCACACTTCATGCATGGTAACATTCCAGGAAACTCGCAGTTATCTGCCCTTAGACAACTGTATGACAGAGGTTTTCGGATATTCATGAGGGACAGAAACCTATATTTTGGGATAGAAGGGTCTATGACAACATTGAATGAGATTTCATTGATCAACGTTCTCTACAGTTAG